The sequence below is a genomic window from Sulfuracidifex metallicus DSM 6482 = JCM 9184.
CAGCAAGAGGAGAGGGGGCAGTTCTAATAAACAACAAAGGAGAGCGTTTTATGAAAAGGTATGCTCCTAACAAGCTCGACTTAGCCCCCAGAGATATAGCCTCAAGGTCAATTTTAACTGAAGTGAAAGAAGGAAGAGGCTTCCCTGGAGGTTTCGTAGGTCTAGATTTAACCCATCTGGGTCCAGATTACATTAAGGAGAGGCTAGCTTTAGCCTACGAAGCAGCGAAAAGCTTCTCCGGAATAGATGCTACCGTAGAACCTATTCCAGTGAGGCCAGCTCAACATTACTACATGGGAGGAATTGACGTAGATATTACTGGAACTAACCACGATTTGAGGGGTCTCTTTGCAGCAGGTGAGGCAGCTTGTGTTTCGGTCCACGGAGCCAACAGGCTGGGTTCAAACTCTCTTCTTGAAACCTTGGTGTTTGGAAGGGAAACTGGAAAGACTGTAGCAAGTTTTCTTAAGTCAACAACTTCTCCATCAAGTTCTGTAGATGAAGGAGAGTTGGAGAAACTAGTCAATGATGCGTACTCTTTTGTGAAAAGTGAGTCTGGAGTGCACTTCGGTGAGATTCAGAACAAGCTAAGAGATGTGATGTGGGATAAGGTCGGTGTATTTAGGGAAGAGAATGGAATGATAGAGGCAGTAAAGGAAGTAAAGGAGTTAAGACAACAGACCTCCAAGATGTACGTAAACGACAAGAGCAAGACCTACAATACCGAGTTCTTCAATGCCTTAGAGTTGAGGAACATGATGGACCTAGCAATTGTTATATCTTCTGCAGCGTTGAACAGGAAGGAATCAAGAGGAGCTCACTATAGGCTAGACTACACACAGAGGGATGACGAGAATTGGCTAAAGCACACAATTTCTTACCTCAGAGGAAACACGGTAGAGATTGGATATAAACCAGTTAAGATGACCAAATGGAAACCAGAATTAAGAGTGTATTAGGTGATGTGAGATGGTACAAGCAAACCAAGTTACGGAAAAATCGATGGA
It includes:
- a CDS encoding succinate dehydrogenase flavoprotein subunit produces the protein MEKLSYDAIVLGAGLSGLMAAHEIGRDGFKVAIISKVFPTRSHSSSAEGGIAAYIPGNSDPNDDPDYMTYDTVKGGDYLVDQDAAELLSAKSGEIAMTMERWGTLFNRQPDGRVAVRYFGGQTYPRTRFVGDKTGMALLHTIYERTSGLDVDFYNEWFALDLIKDGDRVRGIIAMQMKSMTPVFFEAKAVVMATGGMGMLYRHSTNSYINTGDGYAMALRAGAALKDPEFVQFHPTALYPSDILISEAARGEGAVLINNKGERFMKRYAPNKLDLAPRDIASRSILTEVKEGRGFPGGFVGLDLTHLGPDYIKERLALAYEAAKSFSGIDATVEPIPVRPAQHYYMGGIDVDITGTNHDLRGLFAAGEAACVSVHGANRLGSNSLLETLVFGRETGKTVASFLKSTTSPSSSVDEGELEKLVNDAYSFVKSESGVHFGEIQNKLRDVMWDKVGVFREENGMIEAVKEVKELRQQTSKMYVNDKSKTYNTEFFNALELRNMMDLAIVISSAALNRKESRGAHYRLDYTQRDDENWLKHTISYLRGNTVEIGYKPVKMTKWKPELRVY